The genomic interval aaagccggatatgacgtcatcaaagacatttatcgaaaaaaagaaaaatgaatccggggatatcattcccaggaactctcatgtcaaatttcataaagatcggtccagtagtttagtctgaatcgctctatacacacacacacacacacacacacacacacacacacacacacacacacacacacacacacacacacacacacacacgcacgcacacacacacacatttaccacgaccctcgtctcgattccccctctgtgttaaaacatttagtcaaaacttgactaaatgtaaaaagagactgTTTGATTCTGATCAAACCCGTTCCTAAAACGAGCATACGATTTGTTCCACTGGAGACCTAAATAGGACACTATAAACCCAATCCCCACACCTCCAACACTCAATACAGTCACGCCTGTGTGTCACGACCACCAAAGGGACAGGTCTACCAACAATGatcgttatggacaggtggtcgctatggaaaccCGATTGATATaccgtggaaccccccttttaagacccccgttAAGACCCTTTTTTCTCAGACtttatgttcataacctctgtaagtttacccccattttaagactccgtcgtgataagacttttttttttttttttaaacctgattttctcagattgttggagaCCTTAAAATGGGGTTACACCGTAGTGAAAACCAAACTCGTCTTGGATCTTTCGGAGAGGTCGCTGTGAGCAGGTGGTCGCttttgagaggtggtcgcaagggcagATTAGACGGTGCAACCTTGCAGTACTCTCAGTATCAGCGATCGATTCTATCTTCTACCGTTTCGATCACCAATAGACTACACTTGTCAGAACACCACACTCTTTGATTGTAAAGTCACAGGCCATTATGGACTGAGTTTGAAAACATGCCCTCAGTACTTAACACGAACGTGAGAAATGGGGAGTATTGTGATTTACACAACTTACTCCTCTCTAAAAGCCAAAAGGTTTTCGAGCCAAGGGACGGAATTTTCTTTATGTGGGTCGGTGACCTGGTTAGTTGGACTATGTATACTAACTTGAGATTGATAGTCTGTTGTTCTCGTGTGAGATTTATTGCTTAGCATGTGTTTTGGTTACTTGTAAAAGGATATTTTTAACTGTACAATTGGGGTTTTGagcacacaaacgcgcgcacgcacgcacgcacacacacacacacacacacacacacacacacacatacacacacacacacaaacacacacgcacacacgtacaaacacacaaacacacacacatacacacacacacacacacacacacacacacacacacacacacacacacacacacacacaaacacacagtgaaACAGAGAAACAGCTACATACAGCGGGAAGgaagacagacacgcacatgaGGAGTGTATATATGcttatgttacagttaatctgtgaaaccagggaatacgtgtattaactaaactattttaggtaatacatgaattaactgggtttttttcccgtcagttaattcatgtattacctagttaatacacgtattccctggtttcacagattaactgtaacatatatacagaTTAAGATTGATAGTCGTTTGTGCTACCGTGATTTATTGCCAAGCATGTGTTTAGGTTAATTTAAAAGCTATTTGCAAAttcttaaaaaagaaaagttcAGAACAAAAAGTAGGTACTTTAACATAGACACACGCATATATACCGTcgcaaacacagacaaacagacagataaaacacacacacacacacacacgcacgcacgcacgcgcgcacgcacgcgcgcacgaacgcacgcacgcacgcacgcacgcaccgcgACCGCACGCACCCCAATTCTACAAACACCAGCTGGGAACGTacatagacaaagagagactgTTTGATGCCGTCTTTTGAGATTGATTGCTAAGCATATGTTGTGGTCAAGTATAAAAGccatacaacattttgtcaaTCCGAATACGTTCAGGGCAAAAACTAGGTATTGAACCTAGGAAACAAAACTGGTCTTATAATTATCCACTGTCACTGACGGATGATGGCTGTCCTGTTTTGTGCGAGTTTGTGTGTAACGCCTTCAGCGGTTTGCCGAGTTTTCGTCAAGCAACAGCGGTAAGTAGATAACTCTAACATCAATGACTTATGTCACTGACTGTCAagtttaacttcattttatttttgcttTAACTGTGtcaactctgtcgggtttgtgtaGGTTGTGGCTGAGTGCATGCTCTTGCTTTAAGTGAGacaagctttctacacgtgcttcttgtccacgtgtttcagacacatccctcgtgactggcctataatatcatgtcgtcacgctcataaaaTAATTGTCTATGtcattttgttttagagtttagAGAAAATCGATAAAAACgtttttggtttctgaacaatctgccaatctcattttagttataagtttcaaactgcctatctcgagcggttGGCAGCGGTATAcgcgtgagataaagagctgacagcggTAAAcgcgtgagataaagagctgacagcggTATAcgcgtgagataaagagctgacagcggTATAcgcgtgagataaagagctgacagcggTATAcgcgtgagataaagagctgacagcggTATAcgcgtgagataaagagctgacagcggTATAcgcgtgagataaagagctgacagcggTATAcgcgtgagataaagagctgacagcggTATAcgcgtgagataaagagctgacagcggTAAAcgcgtgagataaagagctgacagcggTATAcgcgtgagataaagagctgacagcggTAAAcgcgtgagataaagagctgacagcggTATAcgcgtgagataaagagctgacagcggTAAAcgcgtgagataaagagctgacagcaacattttcattcagcacaactgcataacaaccccgAAAAAGCTTTTGCATACCTTCAAATTCTCCAAACAAGTCTTTATGTATCAAAACggaaaagtgcctaactcagaaacgagaacggcagttttgcttacgtaaccgtggcaatggtttccgatggtctgagaggtacccttccagtagcttcccctttGGTCTCACTTAATGCCTAACAcatactgagtttgttttttgtcttatgagcgtgacgatgtGGCAAATTTTGCCTAAAGCCGAAACAAAACCTTGAAACCTTGAAaactcaataaaagcaagagtactcATTCATTCATATTTTTAAGTAACAATGGTGGCTCTGAATGTTATTCTTGTTATCGTATGCTATGTGGATTCAAATCATATATTGTATTGACCATTTTCTGCGAAGAACAGGAACAAATAACAAAAAAGAACAGATTGATATGAATATAATGTTTAATGAAATCTATGTAAACTTGTTTTTAACATAATCATATCCCCACTTTTCGTCCAGGAGAACGTTTTGCGAAATAGGCCATTGAATGGGTACACTATGCAACCTTGCTCATCCTTGTCtcaaaaatcaaaatgaaataaaacaacaacgacgacgacgtaTACGTTTTAACGTATACTATGATACTAGTCCACAAGAGGGTCCTATAGTATGCCTGTAGGACAGGAATTCTTCTTCAGTCATTCTGtcacaacctatacaaactagacaagagttatttccgaccgtcgtctctttctctgttcctTTAACAACTGAGAACTCAGCTCCATTGGGACTACCCAAGCAACGCAGGCAGGACGTCTGAAAAGCCTGGCTTTGTAAATGACAGTGTTTGTTCTCGCCGTTGTCCTAAGGACGCCGTGGGATGACCAAGGGGTAGCCACAAAGATCCCTACTCCAACACAGAGCTTAGTGTCGGTGTGAAAATTGATTTTTGCTTGCTTCCGCTGTCTGGCGCGGTGTctcttcctctttttttcttcaacaagGAAGCGTTTGAGATGCGAGGAGGGAACCGTAAAATCACGTTGGTTTAAACAACGTTTTATTtatgtttaggccaaaaaaaaaaaataggtctgtttacggtaacataggccaaaaaaatagggtcggtaggtcgggatgttttttggtttttttttcccaaaaaacatatttttacgttattttgccaaaaaaacaagattgtgtttttttgttttttttccccaaatgccaaaaaaaagtctagggtcgcgcgaaaaaactagggtcggtcgggttaccgtaaacagacctattttttgggggggccttataCATGTTCATTAAATTGACATTTACAAGTATGAAAACGACGACAGTTGATTGAAGTGTGTTCAAAATacatttaaaagaaaaagaggaGATGGCAGACATTGAGGTTATCATATACAGCAGTCAACCAATTGAACATAGGAACATCATCAACATTGTAAAAGCAAAAGCACTTTCATTTTGCAGAAAGATAATTAACAATGTCAAATCTAACGTTTATGTTTAAGATTTGAAGGAAAACGTTACATATACAAATGTATTGGAATAGTAAAGCGCATGGAGCTGTTATCGGGACTTGCACTatagaaaagtgatttattCTCATTATTATTAAATGATGACAAACTAAAACAGAGAATTAATGTCTGTATTGGATATCTCCAGGTGGCAGGAGACAAACCGTGTTTACCCTGGCTACAAAACAAACACCTTGCTAATCTTCTATATTCGTGTACAGCTAGTATTAATATTACACTCAGATACAGAAACCAATTATAGTTAAGGTGattgtgatttgttttgttcGGAACAGGAAACCCCATTTGACGGGTGAAACAACATCCATGCAAAGCTTACTCCATCGGATCTGTTATCAGTTACGTATGACTAATAAAATCGCCCTTCCTGTTGAACTTTGAAACTTTCCCTGCCCACATTTAATTGAACCTGCTCCTCATAACGATTAACATGTACAAAGTCATACGGATATCTGTTAGCTTAGCTGTGAGGTCACGCGAGACCGATTCAGTGTCGATATTATTCTGTTTTGTTCTTGGTCTTAAGGGTTTGTAAGTGCATGTAACATTGTTGACAGCAAGATTAATATGTTACATGTATATCCCTGGATCTACGTTGTCAGCTGCAGTCCTGATATCATTTGTTCAAAGCATGTCGGAGGGAACGATTTTGAGTCTTATAATTATGTTATCAAAAAGGCGTGTCCCATCATATCTGAAATCTTGCCTCTCTGTTGTGAAAAATGGCCAACGAAAGAGGAAGGAACAATTCAAAACGCCGCTTTTCAATTACCTTATTCTCCGACCCTTTCATgcgagttttttttcttctatcaAAATTAATTATATTCGAGCAGGTGTTAAACAAGGTTAACTTTCCTAAAGCACGTGTCTGAATTGTTTTGTGTTCCATTATACATTCATACCTCGAGGGGCGCAGAATAAGTAGCTCCTTTTCTTAACTACGGGGGCGTTACTAACACTGTTCAAACAACAATAACCACTCCGAATAACGGCGAAGCCCTTACAAAACCCACTAGACTTCAAGAGGAGTGTTAAGAGACAGTTGTTGCCCCTGCTTGACCATTCTATTTCGGACAGCCACTCGTCCGTCCACTTTCTATCACTGAGCTGACCAGTAATCGCCGATTAATGGGGTTCTCCGTCGCCTCTCCGGACACGAGCTTTAACGAGGGCGAATTCTTGACCGTCTGGAAGAGGTGCCAGCGACTACCTTACGGTCATCTCTTTCACGCGAGTTGGGGGATTCAAAAAGAACGGTGGTATGGAAGACGTGGTGATTGCTGTGAGGTGTGGAAGTCTTTCAATGCATTTGAAAGGTCAAAGATTAAGGAGGAAGGATGTTGTGTTCGTTTGAACAAACACTGCCCGTCAACGTTTGTTTTGTTGCCTTCAGTGATGGCTTTTCCGTCGCTACTGCTGGCGATTTAATAAGGTGTAAATCTCTAGCTCTAAACGACACGCGACGGCGCGACTTTAAAGACAGCAATTTTGTCGTCACAATTTGTCTTCTTGTTTGCTTAGTCCGATTGAAAAGTGGACCATGTTGTCCTCAGATGGGTGTCTGTCAACATTGTTTTGGTTGCTTTCTTATCTGACTAATTGGCAAATGTGGCACTGATttgtctccttcttcttcttcttcttcgtttgctTCTTCGAAGGAAAGCTTCGAATATATCTGTCTTGAAAACATACATAGTATCAAAATTAACATCAGTGGcatgtttcttctttcttctgttAACTGTGAATGCATTTGAATGTGTACGATAGGTTATCCACATCAGGAAAATTGCCAATGGCTTACGTACTACATGGCtgaattgttgtttttgttcttgcaCTTTTGGTCTGAAAGCAGCGACACCACAACACAGCGCAACTCGACCCAGTGACATCAACGTGTTTCTTTGCCAAACATATTGTTGGCAGACACCACAACACAGCGCAACTCGACCCAGTGACATCAACGTGTTTCTTTGCCAAACATATTGTTGGCAAACACAACTTAAACTCAAGCCTAGTTCTCTCTAAAGTTTGCTATCGAATCGAATCCCATGTATTTAGTCCTTAATAGGCAAAACTACAAATGCCTGTAGGACAGGAAGTTACATCAGAATCATCATCAACTCTAAAGTTGTCCATACGGGCCCATCTAGTTAGTCACCGCTCCCACAAGGCAAATGTTTGACATCATGAAATATACATCCCTCCTCTTTGACTGACGATCAAGCTGCATAGAATAACATCCTCTGTATCTGGATGACCTCTACCCCCATGACTCACGAGGTGTCACTTGAAATAATTGACGGGGAAAACGTACACTCTGGGGCCAACTTTACATACCTTTATGTAACATGATTTGCTTACAGGTATGATGCTGGTCTCTGGTCAAAGCCGAAAAGTACCTTTGAGTGTTTATGAGAAAACACACTCTTCATATGATCTGTGGAGCCGGCTGTGGGTAGCTGAACGTGGAATCATTGGTCTGTGTGCAGTTTTGTTGGACGAGGACATCATCGTAAAATGTTCACGAGAATTGGCAGACTGAATAACAACAGACTGTAGCCATATTAACGTACCATGTCAGATAGTGTGTTTGCAGATGAATGCCTGCTCTGTGATCATCGAAAGTGAAATCACCACTTTGCATAAAACTCATTTGTCAAAATATGAGTCAGTACACATGAGAAAGTTTACACAGACCAGGCCTTTAGGGTTAACACATACAATAATgcataattatgatagaatattgatgtatgaattgaagaaatgtataagaacacaagaatgtgtgaatgacaaagaacaaatgtttatttttgaatgttttatgtatgttttattgcggacacaaaagctcagcaatgcaatttctcttttagagattaataaagttattgtattgtattgtattgtattgtattgtattgtaatacAGAATACTGAATATAGAAAATGTATTGCCCAAGTTTGCGAATTCGGTTTGACACGCAGTTATCACTCCATTCACTCTAGCCAAGTACACCCAACATACGCagctgtaaaataaataaaatcaaggacatcaattaaaaaaacataccTTCAGAGCTTCTGGTTGGGTTAAAAATAGCTTTCTTATTTTTTagtttcatttcattaaaaaaaagatgaTATCCTTTCGACGAGAGGCATAAAGACACCTACAGCAAATGTTAGTGCCCTGCCGTTGCGGACACTCAGATAGCTGAACCTTTTTTCAGATTTACTTATGAAGAAACGAGATGATGAGAAAAAAACGCTTAACGATAATTAATTTTATCTTTGGATCCGCCTTTGAGAGGGTTGTAtacgtataagttacagctccgtccatccatggtatcgcctgatattttgtcgagactgggtcaatgaatatgatgacgtcactcgaggctctgccgagagtgacgtcattatattctttcaccccgtcgagacaaaatatcacgcgataccatggatggacggaactgtaacgtatatatggcatgaccaaagtaaagagaatttgtcatgggatgtggcaacaaatcattggaaattcaccatgggcaatcaacccaagcctagaagttgtagaactatattttgtttcagtcttggcaaggccagttttgtccagttccggaaaagacataatgaattcattcaccctgccgagacgaaaaaaacaattccacggataaaaacgtataagcttattatcccgtgacgcatcaaagctaaattttgttttgaaatgtcattacaacgtacagataacttataacgacataatcgccttcacaagacaggaaaaacgcacactttgtttttcgtctgctacaaatctagtcttgttggttgacggagagaataaagcttcaatcataccttcatcaacaggaataaatgctcaatccgctgtcagttcgcaactgaaccttgtttgtttctttaactttttggttaacattgaaacggcaatccaaaagagtgtttcagctgtttcaagacagaggcttagctccttcttttgagttgcttttcagtctaaaatgacaccggaagcgaacaaattgtcgcgtatactttcgtcacaaaaagacgtcatgacaaagttacacgcaaagcgaaaaagactttgacgtcatttacttttgtttggaattttccgcCTGTTCCtatagcttgtcagtgaagacctgacgtgagtaagcttaccctttgcagagctctgtgaaataatcagtcttgtgtctcggtcgtgtaggtacagagtttgcttctgcaatcattgtgttcgtgttgatgacggcttcaagatttccattttcttgtttctgcggctgcgcaagttattttgcctaggtcatggccgaactttaggcctacggagaaatatcgctggatattttctccctggattaacagagacaaagaagggaagtcatgctgtattgACTGATTATTATTCTGAAATACTATCGTTTCGATCTAGGACCTGGTGAAACTGCATGCATATTCTTGAaacatatgacattttacaaaaagagaaATATAAACGCGCAAAATAAGgtatcaataaaaaaaatataaaaaaatgtatcgattggagattggatttcccttctttgagtcatgtgacgtcagaggcctacaaaactttataattgggcgtttcaggttgaccgaaactttaaaggaactacaaaacacacgtcatgtgtttgattgcatgtgtgtgtgctgtttaatgtcaaaacaacaacaaagtcagtacatgacgtgtgttttgtagttcctttgaagtttcggtcaacctgaaacgcccaaatatgaagcttatgtgtttgattgcatgtgtgtgtgcccggccttgttcaatcgtcaaaacaacaacaaagtcatagtacctgaaaggaattcgatcgatacataaatgttatttgcgtttttgaccaaaatatgacattttacacagatctcgacagtcattgttcacctcgaccgctagcgcggtctcggagaacaatgactgtctcgatctgtgtaaaatgtcatattttggtcaaacacgcaaataacgtaaaatacaaaagaaagaaagaaagaataaaagaaaaaaagacgaatgaaattaaaacaagaaaataaaaagtaacCTGCAGTTTGCAATTCAAAACACAGATCACGACTGTTTCTCTCCAGGCTGACATGGGCATTGACATGTAAAGTTCGGTGTCCGTTTTATTTTGAAAAGTAAACTTGTTGTTTTTGCTATTTTTTATGAGCCATAAAGGGTGGATAGAATGTCCATGCAGTTTCGACGCCTACACGGCTGAACGCCAGCTTCCATGATTCATGTCCTCGTGTAGGCATGGACGTGTCGAAAATGGTAACTGTACCAACATTGTGGCTTGTCATGGTCACATGAGGATGAGTTTGCAATGGTAAACAGATATATGCCGACATGACTTTGCATTTTTCTTAAATTGAATACACAcgtggcggggatgtagctcagtcggtggcgcgctggatttgtatccagttggccgctgtcagcgtgagttcgtccccacgttcggcgagagatttatttctcagagtcaactttgtgtgcagactctcctcggtgtccgaacacccccgtgtgtacacgcaagcacaagaccaagtgcgcacgaaaaagatcctgtaatccatgtcagagttcggtgggttatagaaacacgaaaatacccagcatgcttcctccgaaaacggcgtatggctgcctaaatggcggggtaaaaaacggtcatacacgtaaaattccactcgtgcaaaaaacacgagtgtacgtgggagtttcagcccacgaaagaagaagaagaagaatacacaCATTATTGTTCTACCATTAAAAGCAGAATATGTGAGCATAAACACCAAATACATGACACTTTGGGGTAGGAGTTTCCAGTTACAATCCTCATGCATCATGCAAATTAGGGATTTTGTCATTTTCAAATACGAGGGGTAGACTTTTGGTTTTAACCGTGGTTTAATATGTTTTATATGTTCATGCAAAAGGTACATTCATAggtatgaaaacaacaacaacaacaacaacaacaacaacaacaacaacaacaacaaacctacgACTAATAGTGGTGTCTTCAAAGCACaaattataattatatatgaATATGTAAATGGGAAACGGTCAGGTTATTTCATTATATACAATGACAAGGTATCATTAAAtatagaagaagaaaacacatTACACTTTTCCGCTTATGTTAATGGAAAAACACCAACCGTGAAAGTATCAGGCAACGACATTTCTTTTATACAGCATGCAGGCATCTAAGTCCTGATCTGAATATGTTTTGAAATGTAAAATAGGTCGCGTACACTTTCATACAGCAAAGGGCGAACATGTCCAGAAGGCCCTCGCCATGGAGATGATCCAGGACCGCTACCCACATTGCACCTGGACTCACGTCTACACAGACGGCTCCTCAGAGAACGCCGTAAGGAATGGAGGCAGTGGCGTCTACATCCGTCGCCCAAACGGGACCACCACCTCCCTCTCCGTCCCAGCTGGTGACCTGAGCTCGAACTACAGGGCCGAGCTCCACGCCCTCATCACTGCAGCAGAGCACGCAGCAGGGGAAGACCGCAGTCGGCAAAACATCGTCCTCCTCACTGACTCCCTGTCCGCCCTCCAGTCCCTTCTGTCTGGCCTCACTGACCTCCCCACCAGGCAACTCGACAACTGCCTCAGCACCCTGTCTCAACACAACACGGTGGTGCTCCAGTGGATACCGGCTCATGTCGGCATTGCCGGCAATGAAGAAGCGGACAGGCTGGCAAAAGGAGGTGCGAGACTTCCCCAACCACACAACTCCACCTcgtacaaagaagccaagactcttctacaacggaagaagaaagaaaactggaaaaagagaaacggagactacaacccacaggaagaccctatcaacaaactagaccggagaagccaaaccaccattttccgtctaaggacagggcactgtggactgaagaaacacctcaagacactgggccttgcggatgacgcacactgtgaatgtggctcggaagagcaaactccggagcattctccagaactgcccccatctagagacaatacgccagaagttctggcaagaagagaccagtgttggagccaaactctggggtcctgccgacgaactgcgcaagactgcggacttcctggcagccactggtctgaggatttagcacggccatcaacatcgaacgcagaagaagaagaagaagactttcaTACTTTGAATGCGTGAACAATGTCACGTCTTCTAACTGCGTgtcatccttcttcttcttcagcgttccagaattgtctggttacgtgtgagctcgtttacccatttgggttccccacactatactctgagagcatagtcagctcactccgctttcgttgagtaggcatgctgggtattttcgtgtttccataacccaccgaactccgacatggattacatgatcttttccgtgcgcacttggtcttgtgcttgtgtgtacacacgaagggagttaagtcactagcaggtcactggcaggtctgcacataagttgacctgggagattggaaaaatctccactcttaacccaccaggcggcagcgaccgggattcgaactcacgacctcccgattgggaggccgacgtcttaccaccacgccactgtgcccgtcgCGTGTCATCCTATTTGCAATGAATTATAACTTGGGAAACAATTATTGAATAATGATACAAACATGTACATATACGACGGTGAAAGATCATCTAAATGCCATACGCTTGAAATAGCAGCAATTTGGACAGAATGCCATTACATTTTGATATGAACCATTATTAAAACGTCACAGTCAATGACAATTTTCACTGACGGACTCGTTTATAACTAGATGATGACGATTCGAATATGTATCCCGTTTACGTATAGGGCGGATAAACAAAAAGGCAACCAATcgtatctttctttatttggtgtttaacgtcgttttcaaccacgaaggttatatcgcgacgaaccAATCGTATGGGAACTATTAAGGGATTAGTACCATTTTCTGGCTACTGCCTTAAATCGAGACTATTTATCGCCTTGAACAAAACTAATGATTCACCGGGTTTGGCTTGTGCTGTTATAACTTATATCGTACAATCTGAATATGTGGGCAACGTTTAGTGTCATAAGCTGATGTGGCTTGGCTGGAGGTCTGTATGAACTGGGCCTTCAAATATTGCCGGGTATCAAAACTATTTTGTCTCCCAAAATATCTACTGAGATCAGACATGACGTTTGGGGCTTTGAAATGGACATTTGTTCGTGATACTATAATCCTTGCTGTCATGTTGTAAGTTGGGCAAACAGGTGTTTTGAAAATGGAAA from Littorina saxatilis isolate snail1 linkage group LG7, US_GU_Lsax_2.0, whole genome shotgun sequence carries:
- the LOC138972059 gene encoding uncharacterized protein gives rise to the protein MEMIQDRYPHCTWTHVYTDGSSENAVRNGGSGVYIRRPNGTTTSLSVPAGDLSSNYRAELHALITAAEHAAGEDRSRQNIVLLTDSLSALQSLLSGLTDLPTRQLDNCLSTLSQHNTVVLQWIPAHVGIAGNEEADRLAKGGMRYN